CGCAGACCAAGGACAAGCTGGTCAGCTCCGAAGTGCGCCAGCCGCTTGAAAGCCTGATGGCCGACAAGATGGCCGAGTGGCTGGAGGAAAATCCCGGCCACGGCAAGATGATCGTCCAGAAGGTGATCGATGCCGCCGCCGCCCGCGAGGCAGCCAAGCGCGCGCGCGAACTGACCCGCCGCAAGGGCGCGATGGACATTGCCAGCCTGCCCGGCAAGCTGGCCGACTGCCAGGAACGCGACCCCGCCAAGTCCGAACTTTTCCTGGTCGAGGGTGACTCGGCCGGTGGCTCGGCCAAGCAGGGCCGCAACCGCCACAACCAGGCGATCCTGCCCTTGAAGGGCAAGATCCTGAACGTCGAGCGCGCCCGGTTCGACAAGATGCTCTCGTCCAAGGAAGTCGGCACCCTCATCCAGGCGATGGGCACCAGCATCCGTGACGATTTCAACCTGGAAAAGCTGCGCTACCACAAGATCGTCATCATGACCGACGCCGACGTCGACGGCGCGCATATCCGCACGCTGCTGCTGACCTTCTTCTATCGCCAGATGCCGCAGATCATTGAGGCAGGCCATCTCTACATCGCCCAGCCGCCGCTCTACAAGGCGAGCCGTGGCCGGTCGGAGGTCTATCTCAAGAACGAGGCCGCACTGGAACAATATCTGGTCGACAATGGCGTCGACACGATGGCGCTGGAAACGACCGGCGGCGCCCGCACCGGCGCCGACCTGCGCAGCCTGATCGAACATGCTCGCCGCATGCGCGCGGTGATGCGCTATGTGCCGCGCCGTTATGATCCCGCGATCATCGAAGCGCTGGGCCTGACCGGCGCGCTCGACCCCGAGCTGACCGAAGCACAACAGGCGGAGAAGCTGGCAGCCGCCGTGGCCTGGATGGACGGCCATGATGCCGAGGGCAAGTGGACCGGCCGCATCGCCGAAGGCGGCGGTTTCCATTTCGAGCGGCTGTGGCGCGGCGTGACCGACCATCATGTCATCGAACATGGCTTCCTGGGCTCGGCCGAAGCGCGCAAGCTGCACGGCACCGCCAGCGAAGAGGCGGAAAGCTATGCCAGGGGTAGCCGCCTGGTCTCGGCCAAATCCGTTGCGGCGCAGGATGAACTGGGCGAGGATGAACTGCCTGCCGTCGCGGCCAAGGGCGTCAACATCTCGCGCCCCAGCGAGCTGCTCGACGCGATCCTGACCGCCGGCCGCAAGGGCCTGTCGATCCAGCGCTACAAGGGGCTGGGCGAAATGAACGCGGAACAGCTGTGGGAAACCACGCTGGACCCGGACAATCGCTCGATGCTGCGCGTCGAGGTGGAACAGGCCGATATCGCCGACGAAATCTTCACCAAGCTGATGGGCGACGTGGTCGAACCGCGCCGCGAATTCATCCAGGACAACGCGCTGAACGTCGCCAACCTGGACGTTTGATAAGGATGACTGTGCCAGCCCGCACCCCCACCCGGCCACCCCATCAGGATAATGTCTTGGGCGGCCGGGTGGGGGTGCGGGCTGGTGCGGCTCCGTGCACCGTCAGACGCACCCAAAACCTATGACCGATCTGCCGCGCTGCAGCTGGGTAGGGCCGGACCCGCTCTACCAGGCCTATCATGACGCGGAATGGGGCGTGCCCCAGCATGATTCGCGCATGCTGTGGGAAATGCTGATGCTGGAAGGGTTCCAGGCGGGACTCAGCTGGATCACCATATTGCGCAAGCGCGAAGGGTTTCGCGCCGCCTTTGCCGGCTTCGATCCGGACAAGGTTGCCACCTTCGATACCGATGATGTCGAGCGGCTGATGGCCGATCCCGGCATCGTCCGTGCCCGCGCCAAGATCCAGGCGACGATCAAGGGCGCGCAAATCTATGGCGCGATGCGCGACGCCGGCGAGGATTTCGCCGCCTATGTCTGGTCCTTCGCACCCGACGGGCCGATCGTCGGCGACGGCACGACCTTCCCGACCCAGACCGCCCAGTCGGAGGTGATCTCCAAGGATCTCAAGAAGCGCGGCTTCAAGTTCGTCGGCCCGACCATCGTCTATGCCTGGATGCAGGCGATCGGCATGGTCGACGATCATGCGAGCCATTGTTTCCGGCGGGCCGGCGCGTGAAAGTGACGGCGATGGTGACAGGGCTCTTGGCCCTTGCCGCCTGCTCGGGCGATCCGGTGCCGCCGAACAGGGTCGACAATCACGCCGACAATGCGATCGCCAACGCGACCCCGGTGCTTAACCAGGCGATCGTCGCCAATGAGGGTGTCGCGCCCGAAACAGCTGCGGCCCCGATCGCCGCCGCGCAACCGGCGCCCGCCTCTGTTTCCCGTGAAACACCGCCTCCCCCACCACCGCAGGAGGATTATCGCGCGATCGGCACCGAGCCTTTCTGGGCCGTGATCGTCAAGGGATCGGTCGCGACGCTGCAGCGGCCCGATCATCCCCCACTGCGTTATCATGTCAGCCGCACCGATGATCCCCGCGCTGTCCGCTTCCTGGGCGAAGGCTTTACCATGACCGTCACCGAAGGACCGTGCAGCGACGGGATGAGCGACGCGATCTGGTCCGACCGGGTGCAGGTCTCCTTCGGCGAGGGGACGCTCAAGGGCTGTGGCGGCACCAAGGACGGCGGCGAATAGGCGGGATCGCGGCCATTGCTCGTTCTGCTCCATGAACAGGGAGGATTTGACGATGAGCGACCAGCCAAAAGCCGATGTTGCGCGGCGCAACTTTCTCCTGACCGCGGGAATCGCGCTCGCTGCAACCGGCACAACTGTATCGGCGCAACTTTCCGTGGAGCCGCCGGTGCCGCCAAGTGGCCTCAAGAAGAAGCTGGGTATGGTGCTGTTCGAGGGGTTCGAGCTGCTCGACGTGTTCGGCCCGCTGGAAATGTTCGGCATGCTGAAAGACCGGGTCGAGATCGTCATGATCGCCGACAAGGCCGGACCGGTGCGTAGCGGCGCCGGGCCGCAGACGATCGCCGACCATGGCTTTGCCGATGCGCCGAAACTCGACATCGTGATGATCCCCGGCGGCCTCGGCACCCGGCGGGAAGTGAACAACCCCGATTTCCTCGCCGCCGTCCGCACATTGGCCCAGGATACGCCGCAGGTGGCGACGATCTGCACGGGTTCGGGCCTGCTGGCGAAGACCGGGCTGATCGACGGGGTGAAGGCGACCAGCAACAAGATGGCCTGGGCCTGGGCGACGGCGCAGGGGGCGAAGGTCGCGTGGATCCCGCATGCGCGTTGGGTGGAGGACGGCAAGTTCATCTCCTCCTCCGGTATTTCGGCGGGAACGGACATGGCGCTGGGCCTGATCGCGAAGCTCTATGGCAAGGAGATGGCGCGCTGGGCCGCCAACCGGACGGAGTATCGCTGGCAGGAGGATGCCAGTGACGACCCCTTTGCCAAGCTGAACGGGTTGCCGGGGTAAACCCAAAACCTCCCCCCTTCCGTCATGCCAGCGAAGGCTGGCATCTCTCTTTCTTGGCATCAGTGGAAGAAAGAAGTGGGATCCCAGCCTTCGCTGGGATGACGGCGGTAGAGGGTGACGGCGAATGCCCCCCTAATCCGCGCGCATGGCTTCGGCCACCAGCGCCTCAGCCTCGATCAGCAGCGCGTCCTCCGCATCGCGCTGCGCCACCTGTTCACGGCCGATCAGGATCAGCAGCGGCACGGCGAGCGGGCTGACCCGGTCGAGCGGCACATGCAGCATGGTCGACGCCGCCCGGTCGATCAGGTCGCCGAGCCGCCCGACATCGGTCATCCGTGCCCGCGCATCGGCCCAGGCGGCCTTCAGCAGCAGATGGTCGGGCTGATATTTGCGCAGCACATCATAGATGAGGTCGGTGGAAAAGGTCACCTGCCGCCCGGTCTTGCGCTTGCCGGGATGCTGGCGCTCGATCAGGCCGGAGATCACGGCGACATCGCGAAAGGCGCGCTTGAGCAAGCTCGACTGCTCGACCCAGTCGACAAATTCATGATCGAGGATATCGGCGGAAAACAGGCTCTGCGGATCGGTCACGGGCTTGAGGCCATAGACGGCGAGCGCATAATCGTTCGACACGAAGCCCAGCGGCATCAGCCCCTGCGCGTCCATCCGCCGGGTCAGCAACATGCCGAGCGACTGGTGTGCGTTCCAGCCCTCGAAACTGTAGCAGACCATATAATGGCGCCCCTCATG
The sequence above is drawn from the Sphingobium sp. AP49 genome and encodes:
- the gyrB gene encoding DNA topoisomerase (ATP-hydrolyzing) subunit B, which gives rise to MSDEQQNSPNSNEYGADSIKVLKGLDAVRKRPGMYIGDTDDGSGLHHMVFEVSDNAIDEALAGHCDKIVITLNPDNSVSVEDNGRGIPTGIHKEEGVSAAEVIMTQLHAGGKFENTSDDNAYKVSGGLHGVGVSVVNALSEWLDLNIWRDGKEHWMRFAYGDATAPLKVIGDAPTKEDGTFKKGTRVTFLASLEKAPGDGATFKNHTEYDFEKLEHRYRELAFLNSGVRLFLVDARHEEKKEVELFYEGGIAAFVKYLDRNKNALMPDPIAISGTRDDVTIDVALEWNDSYYENVLCFTNNIPQRDGGTHLAAFRAALTRTLNNYAEKTGLLKKEKVSLTGEDMREGLTAIVSVKLPDPKFSSQTKDKLVSSEVRQPLESLMADKMAEWLEENPGHGKMIVQKVIDAAAAREAAKRARELTRRKGAMDIASLPGKLADCQERDPAKSELFLVEGDSAGGSAKQGRNRHNQAILPLKGKILNVERARFDKMLSSKEVGTLIQAMGTSIRDDFNLEKLRYHKIVIMTDADVDGAHIRTLLLTFFYRQMPQIIEAGHLYIAQPPLYKASRGRSEVYLKNEAALEQYLVDNGVDTMALETTGGARTGADLRSLIEHARRMRAVMRYVPRRYDPAIIEALGLTGALDPELTEAQQAEKLAAAVAWMDGHDAEGKWTGRIAEGGGFHFERLWRGVTDHHVIEHGFLGSAEARKLHGTASEEAESYARGSRLVSAKSVAAQDELGEDELPAVAAKGVNISRPSELLDAILTAGRKGLSIQRYKGLGEMNAEQLWETTLDPDNRSMLRVEVEQADIADEIFTKLMGDVVEPRREFIQDNALNVANLDV
- a CDS encoding DNA-3-methyladenine glycosylase I, producing MTDLPRCSWVGPDPLYQAYHDAEWGVPQHDSRMLWEMLMLEGFQAGLSWITILRKREGFRAAFAGFDPDKVATFDTDDVERLMADPGIVRARAKIQATIKGAQIYGAMRDAGEDFAAYVWSFAPDGPIVGDGTTFPTQTAQSEVISKDLKKRGFKFVGPTIVYAWMQAIGMVDDHASHCFRRAGA
- a CDS encoding DJ-1/PfpI family protein, whose protein sequence is MSDQPKADVARRNFLLTAGIALAATGTTVSAQLSVEPPVPPSGLKKKLGMVLFEGFELLDVFGPLEMFGMLKDRVEIVMIADKAGPVRSGAGPQTIADHGFADAPKLDIVMIPGGLGTRREVNNPDFLAAVRTLAQDTPQVATICTGSGLLAKTGLIDGVKATSNKMAWAWATAQGAKVAWIPHARWVEDGKFISSSGISAGTDMALGLIAKLYGKEMARWAANRTEYRWQEDASDDPFAKLNGLPG